One stretch of Corallococcus exiguus DNA includes these proteins:
- a CDS encoding condensation domain-containing protein, whose translation MRANFVDTLLARLDGEVATIWATVLLRIDARPDVARLRGALRALVRESERLNVAWDDAHGAWVPAPRTDEAVDAALLEGAEPLDEPEAVTRVINTRVDLARDVPLRLHLHPLADGAPGPWLLAVQLHHAIGDAKALAHLLERLWLHCAGRASESPPLGPSTLTDGKVLLAALRGPGRVLGLASPRRRLLAQRGLGLRRSGDTAGRSLMATARLTLPAGRTDVQASEVFFAALLAGVALREPTKDGLIRLRVPVDLRRMLGLGRMLGNGCSTVPLELPLREVRARLEDAPALAALMREALRRVLDEGVHWTTALECMAVARLAPGPVLRRNARPGLVAEPRTNTLVATYLGQLDKHFVDAPFRIHSLRSHTATWGATGLGFGDTLNINTATFEGLWTRGELRDFTEQLAGWASSGFGLPAEVVGP comes from the coding sequence ATGCGCGCGAACTTCGTAGACACGCTCCTCGCGCGGCTGGACGGCGAGGTGGCCACCATCTGGGCCACGGTGCTGCTGCGCATCGACGCGCGGCCCGACGTGGCGCGGCTGCGCGGGGCCTTGCGCGCCCTGGTGCGCGAGAGCGAGCGCCTCAACGTGGCCTGGGACGACGCGCACGGTGCGTGGGTGCCCGCGCCGCGCACGGACGAGGCGGTGGACGCGGCCCTGCTGGAAGGCGCCGAGCCGCTGGATGAGCCCGAGGCGGTGACGCGGGTCATCAACACCCGGGTGGACCTCGCGAGGGACGTGCCGCTGCGGCTGCACCTCCACCCCCTGGCCGATGGCGCGCCGGGCCCGTGGCTGCTCGCCGTCCAGCTCCACCACGCGATTGGGGACGCCAAGGCGCTCGCCCACCTGCTGGAGCGGCTCTGGCTGCACTGCGCGGGGCGCGCGTCGGAGTCGCCCCCGCTGGGCCCCTCGACGCTGACGGATGGCAAGGTGCTGCTCGCGGCGCTGCGCGGGCCGGGCCGGGTGCTGGGCCTCGCGAGCCCCCGCCGCCGGCTCCTCGCGCAGCGGGGCCTGGGCCTGCGCCGCAGTGGAGACACCGCGGGCCGCTCGTTGATGGCGACGGCGCGCCTGACACTCCCGGCTGGCCGCACGGACGTCCAGGCCTCGGAGGTCTTCTTCGCCGCGCTGCTGGCGGGCGTCGCGCTGCGCGAGCCCACGAAGGACGGGCTCATCCGCCTGCGGGTGCCGGTGGACCTGCGGCGCATGCTGGGGCTGGGGCGGATGCTGGGCAACGGCTGCTCGACGGTGCCGCTGGAGCTTCCCCTGCGGGAGGTCCGCGCCCGGCTGGAGGACGCGCCCGCCCTGGCGGCGCTGATGCGCGAGGCGCTGCGGCGCGTGCTCGACGAGGGCGTGCACTGGACGACGGCGCTGGAGTGCATGGCGGTGGCGCGGCTCGCCCCGGGGCCCGTGCTGCGGCGCAACGCGCGCCCCGGGCTGGTGGCCGAGCCCCGCACCAACACGCTGGTGGCGACCTACCTGGGGCAGCTCGACAAGCACTTCGTGGACGCGCCCTTCCGCATCCACTCCCTGCGCAGCCACACGGCCACCTGGGGCGCGACGGGCCTGGGCTTTGGCGACACGCTCAACATCAACACGGCGACGTTCGAGGGACTGTGGACCCGGGGCGAGCTGCGCGACTTCACCGAGCAGCTCGCGGGCTGGGCGTCCTCGGGCTTCGGGCTTCCGGCGGAGGTGGTGGGACCATGA
- a CDS encoding SGNH/GDSL hydrolase family protein, with translation MAHSLKPGSVTPRSFASPWFFKDPSAVGGRLVHAVSEYKPTLIIAVDFLFWFAYGAGLDEAQRLARLEQGLKLLQTLPGPLLVGDLPDMSSAEGKALEPGMAPSAEVLAKLNQRIAEWTRQRGDSVIVPLGSWTQQGPARRMLQKDGLHPTREGGRWIATKTMEVLRDSCPSMEKGS, from the coding sequence ATGGCCCATTCCCTGAAGCCGGGGTCCGTCACCCCGCGCAGTTTCGCCAGCCCCTGGTTCTTCAAGGATCCGTCCGCCGTCGGCGGACGGCTGGTTCACGCGGTGAGCGAGTACAAACCGACGCTGATCATCGCCGTCGACTTCCTCTTCTGGTTCGCCTACGGCGCCGGGCTTGATGAGGCGCAACGCCTGGCGCGACTGGAGCAGGGACTGAAGCTGCTCCAGACACTTCCTGGCCCGCTCCTCGTTGGCGATCTTCCGGACATGTCGTCGGCGGAAGGAAAAGCGCTCGAGCCCGGCATGGCCCCCTCTGCCGAGGTCCTGGCAAAGCTCAACCAACGCATCGCTGAATGGACGCGCCAGCGAGGGGACTCTGTGATTGTCCCGCTCGGTTCATGGACGCAACAGGGGCCGGCGCGACGGATGCTGCAGAAGGACGGACTCCATCCGACGCGTGAGGGTGGGAGGTGGATCGCGACGAAGACGATGGAAGTCCTACGGGACAGCTGCCCCTCCATGGAGAAAGGGAGCTGA
- a CDS encoding CapA family protein — protein sequence MNALRRLYADIRYEDGRWPLSRWDLNLRYITKSLLHLPEPRSAETGEHFARVARHLASGSWRHAGAPELRLSAVGDMMWIRSGFHRALSPGVREVMAGDAVAFANLETPVDPARPVPRRVYETLHYNAPPDYLAAWEGTARHRVFSLCNNHALDQGAEGLERTRGTVLASSQHRCVGGPRPEDAVAALEVGGVRMGIAAVTYDINHLVGAPPAGVPVTRLGSPLHAPDWERLGALIDAARAVGPDLVVLMPHWGFEYEYWPEALQREHACRLIERGADLLLGSSPHVLQPVEWVSIDGADATCPTQVRRGGPARMGLIAYSLGNFLSIMPTVACQTGAVLKLALARDARGVLQPVDLRAVPTACGRGLGGEGFLDAGVVRLDELPPQQAAPHLAHARRTLGALLSDRRD from the coding sequence ATGAACGCCCTGCGCCGGCTGTACGCGGACATCCGCTACGAGGACGGCCGCTGGCCGCTGTCCCGGTGGGACCTCAACCTGCGCTACATCACCAAGAGCCTCCTGCACCTGCCGGAGCCGCGCTCGGCCGAAACCGGGGAGCACTTCGCGCGAGTCGCCCGGCACCTCGCCTCGGGGAGCTGGCGGCACGCGGGCGCGCCGGAGCTCCGGCTGAGCGCCGTGGGCGACATGATGTGGATTCGCAGCGGCTTCCACCGCGCCCTCTCTCCCGGCGTCCGTGAGGTGATGGCGGGGGACGCGGTGGCCTTCGCCAACCTGGAGACGCCGGTGGACCCGGCGCGGCCCGTGCCCCGGCGCGTCTACGAGACGCTCCACTACAACGCCCCGCCGGACTACCTCGCGGCTTGGGAGGGCACGGCGCGCCACCGCGTCTTCTCCCTCTGCAACAACCACGCGCTCGACCAGGGCGCCGAAGGGCTGGAGCGGACCCGGGGGACGGTGCTGGCCTCCTCCCAGCACCGCTGCGTGGGAGGCCCCCGGCCGGAGGACGCGGTGGCCGCCCTGGAGGTGGGCGGGGTGCGGATGGGCATCGCCGCCGTGACGTATGACATCAACCACCTCGTGGGGGCGCCGCCCGCCGGGGTGCCGGTGACGCGGCTGGGCAGCCCCCTCCACGCGCCGGACTGGGAGCGGCTGGGCGCGCTCATCGACGCCGCTCGCGCGGTGGGGCCGGACCTGGTGGTGCTGATGCCGCACTGGGGCTTTGAGTACGAGTACTGGCCCGAGGCCCTCCAGCGCGAGCACGCCTGCCGGCTCATCGAGCGCGGGGCGGACCTCCTCCTGGGCTCCTCGCCGCATGTCCTCCAGCCGGTGGAGTGGGTGTCCATCGACGGCGCGGACGCCACCTGCCCCACGCAGGTGCGCCGGGGCGGGCCCGCGCGGATGGGGCTCATCGCGTACTCGCTGGGCAACTTCCTGAGCATCATGCCCACCGTGGCGTGCCAGACGGGGGCCGTGCTGAAGCTCGCGCTCGCCCGGGACGCGCGGGGCGTGCTCCAGCCGGTGGATTTGCGCGCGGTGCCCACCGCCTGTGGACGGGGACTCGGTGGGGAGGGGTTCCTCGACGCGGGCGTGGTGCGCCTGGACGAGCTGCCCCCCCAGCAGGCGGCGCCGCACCTCGCGCATGCCCGGCGGACGTTGGGCGCGCTGCTTTCGGACCGGAGGGACTGA
- a CDS encoding methyltransferase family protein, which translates to MKGLRDAPALYLGFISLHLLLGHLGSSLVYRLRFGHSPLAYRSTGADSAHTRLTRRISGASLVWAGSVVAAALWPRWSELPWGRPLLALPPEVGWALGVLGLVGMLAAQYGMGATFRIGVDAGEAPPVLHERGLHRYSRNPIYVFSYLYLVGASFWAPSLVTLGACAVLGGLFHGLVLQEERYLSARLGEAYARYRQRVPRYL; encoded by the coding sequence ATGAAGGGGCTTCGCGACGCGCCCGCGCTCTACCTGGGTTTCATCTCGCTGCACCTGCTGCTGGGGCACCTGGGCTCCAGCCTCGTCTACCGCCTGCGCTTCGGCCACAGCCCGCTGGCCTACCGGAGCACCGGGGCCGACTCCGCCCACACGCGCCTCACGCGGCGGATCAGCGGCGCCTCGCTGGTGTGGGCCGGCTCGGTGGTGGCGGCGGCGCTCTGGCCGCGCTGGTCCGAGCTGCCCTGGGGCCGGCCCCTGCTGGCCCTTCCGCCGGAGGTGGGCTGGGCGCTGGGCGTGCTCGGGCTGGTGGGCATGCTGGCGGCGCAGTACGGCATGGGCGCAACGTTCCGCATCGGCGTGGACGCAGGGGAGGCCCCGCCCGTGCTGCACGAGAGAGGACTCCACCGCTACTCGCGCAACCCCATCTACGTCTTCTCCTACCTGTACCTCGTGGGCGCCTCGTTCTGGGCTCCGTCGCTGGTGACGCTCGGGGCGTGCGCGGTGCTGGGGGGGCTGTTCCACGGGCTGGTGCTCCAGGAGGAGCGCTACCTCTCCGCCCGCCTCGGCGAGGCCTACGCGCGCTACCGCCAGCGCGTCCCCCGCTACCTCTGA
- a CDS encoding fatty acid desaturase family protein gives MQPALAPVSASPAAPAGPGPSRDELVELLRIRPARALGMAALHLGVWGLAGVGLAHVSGFWLKLPLWLLAAQGVMGLIQLDHDAWHDTLFPRPWQNRLFGNGLSLLVGIAYEPMRHDHLAHHRWNRTEKDPDAYNAGRRSPGLWALFYATVLLGLPLSLVYFNVLYPVQHFDAARLRRHARVLLGYGAFYALLFWLLAGHGLLGGAVECWLLPVLFASPLNGLKSISDHHANVWRGDRFHTATTVRSTRLVTFLWNGLNHHLDHHLYPRVPGYNLARLHARLRPVLLARGAPVFDSYLHVMWRALLAGPIVVEEDVRLVTLERKRP, from the coding sequence ATGCAGCCCGCCCTCGCCCCCGTCTCCGCTTCACCCGCTGCCCCCGCCGGGCCAGGCCCCTCCCGCGACGAGCTGGTGGAGCTGCTGCGCATCCGCCCCGCGCGGGCTCTGGGCATGGCGGCCCTCCACCTGGGCGTGTGGGGGCTGGCCGGCGTGGGGCTCGCGCACGTCAGCGGCTTCTGGCTGAAGCTGCCCCTGTGGCTGCTGGCGGCCCAGGGCGTCATGGGGCTCATCCAGCTCGACCACGACGCGTGGCACGACACCCTCTTCCCGAGGCCCTGGCAGAACCGCCTCTTCGGCAACGGGCTCAGCCTGCTCGTGGGCATCGCCTACGAGCCGATGCGGCACGACCACCTCGCGCACCACCGCTGGAACCGCACCGAGAAGGACCCTGACGCCTACAACGCGGGCCGCCGCTCGCCCGGGCTGTGGGCACTCTTCTACGCCACCGTGCTGCTGGGCCTGCCGCTCAGCCTCGTCTACTTCAACGTCCTCTACCCGGTGCAGCACTTCGACGCCGCCCGCCTGCGCCGCCATGCGCGGGTGCTGCTCGGCTACGGGGCCTTCTACGCGCTGCTCTTCTGGCTCCTGGCGGGCCACGGACTCCTCGGGGGCGCGGTGGAGTGCTGGTTGCTGCCGGTGCTCTTCGCCAGCCCCCTCAACGGGCTCAAGTCCATCTCCGACCACCACGCCAACGTCTGGCGCGGCGACCGCTTCCACACCGCGACGACGGTGCGCAGCACCCGGCTCGTCACCTTCCTGTGGAACGGCCTCAACCACCACCTGGACCACCACCTCTACCCGCGGGTGCCCGGCTACAACCTCGCGCGGCTGCACGCGCGCCTGCGCCCCGTACTGCTCGCGCGCGGGGCCCCCGTCTTCGACAGCTACCTCCACGTCATGTGGCGAGCCCTCCTGGCCGGCCCCATCGTGGTGGAGGAGGACGTGCGACTCGTCACCCTGGAGCGAAAGCGCCCATGA
- a CDS encoding iron-containing redox enzyme family protein translates to MSSIDEQLEALAVGMARQVASWLPAVTPERYVAFLDMMYHYTRRSGDRLRLAAERATLPELKAFFAELAGDEQSHYLLAKADLAAFGRKPSSDTPREVADFHAFWEGIGPERQLAFLGALRVLEGVARHLGGEARQGLGRLGLERTKARFILVHLDVDLEHGARAQALCAALGAGHPEPLLEGARRAADFWVAIHRAALAGESRP, encoded by the coding sequence ATGTCGTCGATTGATGAGCAGTTGGAGGCGCTCGCCGTCGGGATGGCGCGGCAGGTCGCGAGCTGGCTGCCGGCGGTGACGCCAGAGCGCTACGTGGCGTTCCTCGACATGATGTACCACTACACGCGGCGCAGCGGAGACCGGCTGCGGCTCGCGGCCGAGCGCGCCACGCTCCCCGAGCTGAAGGCCTTTTTCGCGGAGCTGGCGGGGGACGAGCAGTCGCACTACCTGCTGGCCAAGGCGGACCTCGCGGCCTTCGGGCGCAAGCCCTCGTCCGACACGCCTCGCGAGGTGGCCGACTTCCACGCCTTCTGGGAGGGAATCGGGCCGGAGCGGCAGCTCGCCTTCCTGGGCGCGCTGCGCGTGCTGGAGGGCGTGGCGCGGCACCTGGGAGGCGAGGCCCGCCAGGGACTGGGGCGGCTCGGGCTGGAGCGGACGAAGGCGCGCTTCATCCTCGTCCACCTCGACGTGGACCTGGAGCACGGCGCGCGGGCCCAGGCGCTCTGCGCGGCGCTGGGGGCCGGGCACCCGGAGCCGCTGCTCGAAGGGGCCCGGCGGGCCGCCGACTTCTGGGTGGCCATCCACCGCGCGGCGCTGGCCGGCGAGTCGCGGCCCTGA